The Triticum urartu cultivar G1812 chromosome 5, Tu2.1, whole genome shotgun sequence genome contains the following window.
GCTCGACGCGGCCATGGCACTGGCCAACATGGCCGGCGTTTCGGGGCCAGCAGCTCTTCCCGCCGCGCACCCGGCGGCGCCGCAGCATGGCGCCagccgcgaggaggaggaggagctggcGAGCACGAGGCTGAGCCTGGAGCTGGGCAAGGTCGGCATCCAGGCGTCGTCGTGCTCCAGCAGCTCCAGCGCCGGGTGTCCCTCGCAGCAGGCGCGGGTGGCCGCGGCGGCTCCAGGTGGAGGCGGCTACGGCCCAAGGCCCCGGCATACGCTCACCGAGGTAACTCAGCGGCTATGTCGCGTGGATGCAAACCTGTGCCGGCTCTCACTTGACCCCTAGTTTCTTGTGCGGATCCAACAGGCTGAGAAGGAGGCAAAGCGGCTGCGGCGCGTGCTCGCGAACCGGGAGTCTGCGCGCCAAACCATACTCCGCCGTCAGGTTATAATATCTTGGCTTTCACAGCGTTGGTATAAAACCATCTCTCTGTATACAATTCATGCGAGCTACTCCAGCTTTATATAGTGTTGTCTTAATTTAGGCGATCCGAGACGAACTGGCGAGGAAAGTTGCGGACTTGTCGTCACAAAACGAGAGCATGAAGAAGGTAATACCGATAGGTTTATGTAGCAGCAAGAATGGCAATTAGCAGGAACAAACTTTAGGCTTAACCTATGTTAATTCTCCCTTTGTTTGCGCAGGAGAAGGAGACGGTGATGCAAGAGTATCTCACACTCCAGGAGACGAACAAGCAGCTGAAAGAACAGGCACGACATCATCTGCCGCTTCCATTATTTTAGTGATCTTTATTAGTAGGAGTAATTACTAGAGTCAGGGCAGAGAGAATCTAGCATGTTCGGAGCCTCCAGTTGTTCCCCTGAAAGCGAGCCACATGACTGCACTTTACTACTGTAGTACCCCAGTCCAGTAGTAGTCGCTAGGTAGGCCATCAAGCAGTCATCGGAAATACAAGTACAAGTCATAGTCGAATTGGAACCCAAGTACCGAGCTGGAGTACGTAGTTCTTGATGCCATATGTATGGATAAAACGACATCGGTGTTTTCTATATTTGGCTTTCTGCCAAGATTGCTTTCTTCTTTAATTTGTGGCCCAAAGTTGCCGCACACGCTTCTGCTGTTCTACCGCTCATGCCGACAAGAGACGTAGGAGTAGCTAGGTAGGTTGCCCTGCTTGTTGAGACGAGCTTTTTGCCAGCTTGTCCAGGTCTTTGGAGCTTTACCAATGGCGTTTTTGAATCGTCCTTCTGTGTGAAACCAGAACCAAACACCTGGAGCGAAAGCTTGCTGTGATCCTGACTATCGTGAATGCTTTTCTCCATCTACAGGTTATTGCGAAGACGGCAGAGAAGGCGCCGCCGCCGGTGGTAACGTCCATGGACACGACGCCACCAGCGGAGCAGCGGGCAGAAGCCACGCTGTCCACGGCGGCCCCGCTGGACGCACCCCCTGGGCCGGGCTTCCTTTACGCAACAGCTGGGCCCTCAGCCGTGCCGGTGCCGTATGTCTGGGGCTCTTGGCCGGGGTACAATCCGAACGCCAGCAACCCGGGCGGCGCCATCAGCACTGGACATGCCCCGCCGCTCTGCTTTCCGCCCTGCGCGTGGTACTACCCCGTCGTCACCGACCCACATGGTTCGCCGGCGACATCTTACGCGCAGCCGCTCCATGAGACAACGAGCGGGGGCGCCAGCCAGGGTACCTGCGGCGGAACGGCCGATGAGGACACCGACGACGACCCGTGCTCGCTCACGCTGGGGCTTGACGTCGACAGGAAGTGTGCGACGAGCGCCGAGAGCGGCGGCAGCCGTGCTGTGGCGGGAGACAGAGAGAGGGCGGTGATGGCAGCGGAGGCGAGAAAGAGGAGGAAGGAGCTGACGAAGATGAAGCAGACGCATCTCGGCGGCCGTCCTGGAGACGAGTAGGTCTCTGCGCCATTGACGGGGGGTGAGTGGGTGACACTTGTTGTTTTTTTAACTTTCTAGCTGGTCGTTTCATTTTGGTTGTTATACGTTGTTATATCTGGTTTTGTTTAGCCTTTTGCTCGTCCAAATGATTTCAGTTTTCAAATTATTTTGTGGTGCAATCTGTATACAAAAGATTAGTAGGTTTGATGACGTGCAACAAGagtcatgtactccctccggtttTTTCttcatatatgtatatataagaCCATACATAAGATTTGTCTGATGTCAAACTTCGTATTTACCTCGCAAAAGaaacttcacaaagtttgacATATTTGTATGAAAAATATTGAATCTACCCTAATAAATTATATAATATAAAATTAAATTCATAACGCATCTAATAATATTcatttcatattgtgaatgttgatatttTCATACAAATATGATCAAACTTCATGAAGTTTGAACGAAGTTTTATTTTAGCCAAATTTTATGTGCAGAATAAAATTGATCAAAGAGAGTACTAATAATGTTTAATGTAGCAATTGTACGATGCATTTTTTGAAGAAAATACTTAAACATAGTAAATCTTTTTAGGAGAACCTAGCTAGTATCTGCCCCAAGCTTTGTAGTATAAGATTTCCCTGAGTTATTGTGCAAAGGATGTTCAATCTTTTCACTAATAGAAAACCGGGTTTTGATTGAGGCCCGAGTAAGGTCATTAATCCCGATTCactcatgaaccgggaccaaagcgTAACGCATGGATAATTATGCAACAGTAATCATGCTAATGGTGCCATCTCATCGATTTTTACTTTTTTAAGCTCACGTTGATTCGAAGTCGGttccaaattcaaatttaaaataaagaaaaaagaaaaatcaaaagTAAATAAAAGAAAGGGAGAAGCCAAAAAAAGGGGAGAGGCCCCATCCCCCACTTGGCATCGGCCCAGGTAACCCCCAGGCCAGCCCAATGGCCCACTCCCCCACCCCATCGGTTGTCTCGGTCAACCGTGCCGCTACAGGGGCATGGTCGCCACCGAGCCAGCTCGTCGTCGCCAGTGAGGGGATAAGGAACCCCCCTCGCCCCCTCGATTCCCTCTCTCGTTCTCATCCACTCAgcctccccctctctccctcgtcgctctctctctctccttagATCCACCCGCGTCGTCGTCGCCATGGCCAAGCTCGCCCTCGCGCCCTTCGGCCTCCCCGCGGTCTAGCTGCGTGTCCGTACGCATCGCCGTTGTCGGCTACGTCGACCGCGTGGACCTCTTCGACCTCGGAGCCCCCTCTGCCTCGTCGGATCGCCATCTTCCTCCGCTTCGGTTGCCGCtgtgtgacgcccgggtaattaagctacagtaatcctcactaatgatgccacgtcacctctgtcactgtacTTAATCTCGGGTTAAATCAAAACGGTTTCGAAATTCAATTCAAAATTATGATggtaataaaagttttcaaaaaaataatcaaactaaaatgttcgggggTTGTCAAATATTACAAGGTTAATTATGGTGGGGTGCACACATTTCACACATTTTTATAAAGTGTCTGAATattttaaaataaaataaaacagaagagaaaataaattaagaaaagaaaaataaaacaaaggaGAGGAAAGAAAACCCCCCTCTGGCCAAACTGGGCCAACCCACCTGGCCCAGCCGGCCAGCCCCTGGCCCGGCCCCCACCcccataccccccccccccggtcggCGGAAACCCTAGCCGACACCCCATTCCCCCCCGATCCCCTTCTCCTCCCTCCCTCGCCGATCTGGATCAGGATCCTCCCGATCCCGTCGCCCCCGACGCCGGCGCCCCACCCCACcggcgctcgtcctcctcccctcctccccgaCCGGCCGCGCAGGACCCGAACCCCCCCCCCTCGTCGCCTCGGGACCGTCCCCGACTCCCACCTCGCCGATCCCATCGCCGGACGGCCGCCGCCTCGACTCCTCCTCGCCGGTCTTCCCCgaccgcccccgagcccactgcccCGTCCCCTACGGCCCCATACGGCCCCAGTGAGCAGCGCCTcgctccctccctctctctcacgcGCTCGCGCTTGTCGCCGCCGCCCCCGTCCCCTTGCTGTACGCCGTTGCTCGCCATGGCCACCGGCCCGTGCTGCCACACCCCCACCCCCGCCTGCCTCTGCTCGTGGCCGACGCCCTGCTGCTGctcgcccgcgcccctgccgtgCATCGCCACCGCTCCGCATCGCCGCGCTCCGCCTACGAGGTCGCCGGCGCCTCCCCACTCCCTCTGACCACCGCACCCGTGGCGCTCTTGCCTGCGTCGACGAGCCCCTGCTTGGGTCGTCCTGGTCCGGCCGCACCGCCCACGGCCTCGGCAAGCCCCAGCCCTCCTCTTGCCGTGCTGCCGCGGCTCTGCCGCCCCCCCCAACCGCGCTGCTGGCCCGCGCCGCGGCCAACCCCTCGCCGTACCGTCCAGCTCCGGCCACGGTCGCCGGCGATGGGTCACGCGCCGGCCCCCTTCCCCGCTGGCCACATCGCCCGCCTCCGCGCTGCGCTGAGAACCACTACCCGTATGCCCGTTAAGGGCCTTGGCCCTATGACAAGGGGCCCCGCCCCAGAACGATTAAAAAAAGGAACttaaaattaaataaataaataaataagtaaataaaaatgttaattaattaattgacttaattaacttaatcaatcctgtttaattaaactaattaaacattagGTACCTAATTAAGTAATTAAACTGATTAATAGATTAATTAGGTTATTGTACCTATGACATACGGGACCCACCTGCAgggttgacctggtcaacctttggtcctgctgacatcatgctgatgtcatgctgacatcataaaTGCAATTTCTAAATTAATTTAATTATGCTAATtctagaaaatgatttaaaatctttaaaaattaatataaaataatccgtagctcggatgaaaatactttgtacatgaaagttgctcagaacgatgagacgaatctggatacgcagtccattcgtccgccacgcatccctaacctatcaaactcgcaactttccccctccggttcaccggtccgaaaacgcgaaacaccggggatactttcccggatgttatcccccttcaccggtatcacctactaccgcgttagggcacctctagcgccgtaacttgtcatgtcatgcatcactatgcatatgcttgcattatatttattgtttcttccccctcttctttctctagacaccgagaccgacgccgctgctaccccgtacgactacggtgttgacgacccctctctcttgccagagcaaccaggcaagcccccccccttttgatcaccagatatcgcctactcttctcttactgcttgcattagagtagtgtagcatgttattgtttcccgttaatcctatactgatgcatagcctgtccttgctactactgttgttacctttacctgcactcctactgcttagtataggatgctagtttatcatcagtggccctacatccttgtccgtctgccatgctatactatcgggccgtgatcactcgggagttgatcacgggtaaatactatatactttatacatgatacatgtggtgactaaagacgggtcggcttgaggagcacccgcgagtggagttttgaggcggagcgacagggcaggttccgaccacctaggagagaggtgggcctggccctggtcggcgttcgcggatacttaacacgcttaacgagatctgggtatttgatctgagtctggccatttggtctatacgcactaaccatctacgcgggagtagttatgggtatcccggcgtcgtggtatcagccgaagccttcttgacgtcagcgacggagcggcgcgtgctggattggactggaacgccactaggctaggtctgcttccggccgcccacgcaacgtgcaggtgtgctaagggcgatgggcccagacccctgggcgcttaggtttagaccggcgtgctgacctctctgttggtctaggtggggctgcgacgtgttgatcttccgaggccgggcatgacccaggaaagtgtgtccggccaaatgggatcgagcgtgttggggtatgtggtgcacccctgcagggaagttaatctattcgaatagccgtgatcttcggtaacaggacgacttggagttgtaccttgaccttatgacaactagaaccggatacttaataaaacacacccttccaagtgccagatacaaccggtggtcgctctctcacagggcgacgaggggaggatcatcggttaggattatgctatgcgatatTACTGGGTGAACTTACCTTTTCCTCTCTTCtgcatgctgcaagatggaggtggccagaagcgtagccttcgataggactagctatccccctcttattccggcattctgcagttcagtccacatatgatacccttactccatttgatacccatgcatatgtagtgtagctccttgcttgcgagtactttggatgagtactcacggttgctttctcccccttttccccctttcctttcattctggttgtcgcaaccagatgctggagtccaggagccagacgccaccgtcgacgacgactcctactacaccggaggtgcctactactacgtggtgcccgctgacgacgaccaggagtagttaggaggatcccaggcaggaggcctgcgcctctttcgatctgtatcccagtttgtgctagccttcttaaggcaaacttgtttaacttatgtctgtactcagatattgttgcttccgctgactcgtctatgatcgagctcttgtattcgagccctcgaggcccctggcttgtaatatgatgcttgtatgacttattttaattgtagagttgcgttgtgatatcttcccgtgagtccttgatcttgatcgtacacatttgcgtgcatgattagtgtacggttgaatcaggggcgtcacacGCTGTCTTCTTCAACGCCGACGCCCACTGCAGCTCCTAAACCCACTGTCGGGCCCTCGTGCGCCCTCTCGGTGAGCCGCACCGATTCCCCACTCTCCCCTCTTTCGTCCGTCGCCATAGCCGCCACTCCCGCACTCGTCGTTGCCACGACCGAACTCCGCTCCCACTCCCACTAGCCGCTGCTGCTGCCTGCGCCACCCTCGGCTCCGCTGCTTGTGCCCTGGCTGGGCCTCGTGCGCGCGCGCCTATGCCCGCGGGCCTGCTGCCGCGTCGCTGGGAGTTGCTTTACTGCTACGGGCCTGCTGCTCGCCTGCTGATGTCtcaaagtgcagaggtttgtaggacagtagcaaatttccctcaagtggatgacctaagatatatcaatccgtgggaggcgtaagttgaagatggtctctctcaaacaaccctgcaaccaaataacaaagagtctcttgtgtccccaacacaccgaatacaatggtaaattgtataggtgcactaattcggcaaagaaatggtgatacaagtacaatattgatggtagatataggtttttgtaatctgaaaatataaaaacaacaaggtagcaagtggtaaaagtgagcgtaaacggtattgcaatgataggaaacaaggcctagggttcatactttcactagtgcaagttctctcaacaataataacataattggatcatataactatccctcaacatgcaacaaagagtcacttcaaagtcactaataacggggaacaaacgaagagattattgtagggtacgaaaccatctcaaagttatcctttctgatcaatttattcaagagtccgtagtaaaacaacatgaagctattctttccgttcaatctatcctagagttcgtactagaataacaccttaagacgcaaatcaacccacaccctaatgtcacctagatactccaatgtcacctcaagtatccgtgggtatgattatacgatatgcatcacacaatctcagatttatctattcaactaacatgtaagtgcatctagtgccccttagtgattttggtgtattgaagacttataggttaagggactaatgtgtttttgagtgtacacaggtctataagtctatgaggagtttgatatttacagagaaagtcgacacctaaaaatgaagttcttcgactgaagactttggatttctgaagactttctgaagactttgaaagtgaagaaattggtgcaatcctgaagacttgatattcattcgaggaacataaagcatgaagacttttgttttcgtagtttcattttctctttcttgagtcataggaaacaccgtactgttaaagggggtcgaggaaatactaaggaaaaatttccatgtgattctcaactcaaaatcctacacctaccaatcccttcgagtgaagccattggaaatctcatacagttcactcatattcttcagtgatagagacgaagttcttctggtctctgaggaatttgttctgactgaggagttaggaattcgccagtgcggattgcctacacagtgagtaacatgatagccctgaggaatttgatactcaaatttccaACCGTTGTTGTGccatgcgccagctgtcccaaactatctacccacctaacagtcatatcattgaaggacatttatgtcttatcatgtcgggttgcTCCGTAtactataaatagccgccccctccAACTACTAGCTAGTTGGCTgttccgagagaaactgacacttgtcatttgagagcatcccatcctccgaggactttgagcgaaaatcatcaagtgaggaaaacccaaacccaaacacttacaaaccccaagtgattgagcatcactgaagtgATTGATCCTTcgtggatccgatgcttgttatatttgaagattgtgcttcttcctgacggttaggcgtcaaggtctagagcatccaagatgaattgtggatcgccgagtgaccaagtttgtgaaggttcagaagtcacctaaagacttaccatgagtgattgggtgaggactgtgtgtccggaactgtgtgtcctcaggtttaaatacctagccactccaactagatgtacaactgagacagcagttggaactggtctaccaaatcattgtcttcaccaagctcactggttctatttcctcaactctttcatttcctcataactgtgttgagtgcttgCTCATATGtatgtttgaagactttgactgaagactttctcaatttcctcagttcaatttcttcagtctgtttgtcttcatcttgtgttatcctgtgtttacgctttctgtactctgtgcttgtcttcatttcatcatgatgactatgcttgtgttctgttatgtttacttttgagtacttattctaCTGCTAGTAGTTCtccgctaaggaatttcctcacctgcaaattcgttagtgaataattcataaaaatcgcctattcactcCCCTCTaatcgatataacgcactttcaattggtatcagagcaagatactcccttgttctgtgtaaTTTTGGTTTAACctcctggagttttagttatgtcgaccgcaggtatgatcaaggtctttgctgggtgtcctaccttcgatgggacggactacccctactggaagaataagatgtgaatgcatcttgaggcaattgataacgatctctggtatgttgtgaaaaatggtgttccctcagtcacaccttctctgaatgctgctgatgtgaagagattcaagcaactcgactctcaagcgaagaatatcatatgtggccatctgagcaaaggacagtatggaagAGTGAGTGCATTGGAAACAGCTAAACTTATCTGGGATAGGCTTTCCAAGGTCAATGAAGCAGTCTCAAcccagcgtgactctcgagttaatgttcttcgcaacctcttcaaccgcttcaaaagactcgacaatgaaaatgttcaccaaaccttcgatcgcctcactgacatctcaaatgagcttcaagcacttggtgccactcacatcaccgaccatgaggtggtgaagaaattgctgagatcgcttgattcctcatttgatactctagcattgatgatacaagaacgtgctgattacaagtcacttgatcctgCTGATATCCTCGaaaggctaaatactcatgagttccagcttgctgagaagagagatctctatggtttgagctatggcagatcacgtgccCTGAAGGCCAAGGCAGCGTCTGAATCTAAAGATGAAgattctggtagcagccttggtgatcctgaagaactgagccatgagctagcactgctcgtgaagaaattccagaagttctcaagacgtggtcacTTTGGAAAAttctcaaggagcaatgattcctcatccagtgactacaagaagaggctttgtcacaaatgcaagaaacccgaacactacattcaagattgtcctcagcgggaaaaggaatcaaataagaagaaatacaagaattacagttctgatgatgcgaagaaaatgaagaaatcctcaaaatcttcatcatcaaaatcctcgaAGTCTTCATCTTACAAGAAGAGtagctccaagaaggctcgggcgttcattggcaaggaaatggactctgagacTGAATCTGAGGAAcatgaggaagaggaggcatctgaggagtctgagtctggtgtggcgagcctagctctcgctactgctttcgtcagcaagtccatcttcaactatGAAGAAAATGGCTTCACCAACATGGCTGATGGACACAATGACAACTACGcacccacctattgcttcatggcaaaaggtgccaaggtactcaaataccCCTCCTCtaaatcaagtgagaatgaatctgatgaaaacctcaaacccagctactccaaacttgctaagattgctgtaaaacaacaaaaggcttttgaaaaggttcaaaacatgcttgacaaaagtgatgatatgttgggtgaagaaatggatcacaCTAAAACCTTGACTGagaatcttcagagacttcagtctaggtttgacaaccttcaaggtcatcataacactctcttatctgatcatgagaagctttcatatgaatttcttcaaagaaatcAAGATCTTGAaaagttaagagtgagttatgaagatcttcagaaggagcgcgattcattacttgctcaacaaaccAGCGATTCTCAGGAaaaatttgttcctccatgcttgaagtgcattgaacgtgaatctgctaattcttcacctgaatgttcaaatgctgctaatgtttcaaattcttcacttgcctctgctatcactaattcctcatctgaggacattgttagtatcactgacgatgcagagctgaaggaattgtacatgacaggcatgtacaaaagcctcaaaaggcatcagactctttgtgatgtgcttaaaaagcagatcctcaacaggaaccctaggaaagagggtattgcctttgagaggaaactcaatactgatggtacatattggaagcctgagcagtaccccaaaacctcatggttgctgcaaagggacctccagttgatccatctaacttatctggctttgcatgtgaatctcctcgttcttatgatgagtcatttgactccaactataaactgttcaaaaatcagaatggtgaaatatttgctagatatgttggcactaattgcaggaacggtcctcctgtgaagaaaatctgggttcccaaaaggtgccttgaaagtcttcaggtgaatgtcctcagGACACCACCTGTGAAAAATAGGAACctcagatcaaattcttcatatggaccaaattcctcaaaaggatcaaagtcctcatatgaatatcatcgtgctaactactctgtttcgcagggaagagctAAAGGCTATGAATATAAGCATTATTCTtctaatcattatgttcataagtcctcgaagaatttctctgcttattcatatgcttatcctaacccctcttatgtgaaacaaaatggactggcttctatgccacctttctcgtatggagctcgcagagtgatgaactctttgccaccccttcagatgtgggtggtgaagaaaaagaactaatctcttctacagggtcaggtctccagacgtacgtaatcgtctgaagaatttgctagAGACCTGAATGTGCCTGAAAGGACGAatgctaatcatgaagaaatgaacttccatttctcacgtcctcatactgttTTATCTGTTCtcttgcttgatgaaattgatgtcatattcttcactaatgaagtatatgagttcataagttgcactaattcatcagcaggatgatcaacccaaagccactgagtgggtcctcgatagtggatgtacaaatcacatgactggtgacaagaatctattgatggttGCTCCCTTATaaccatcgcatctgaagcatatcatcttcgctgacaaaggcaaaagtcagaatggcgtcgtggagcgcaagaacagaactcttgttgagatggctcgcactatgcttgatgaatacaagacacctCGTCGTTGCTGGATTGatgcaattgatactgcgtgccacagcatcaacagagtatatcttcacaaatttttcaaaaagactgcctatgaactcctcactgacaagaaacccaatagagcacctaccttctgtgatagatgaaccagcacctgaggaaactatcaagttcaaggctactgaggatgtcattcctactaaagaatctgctgaagaattcattccaaaacatgaagaacgtcgagctaatgcacctgaagaaaatactga
Protein-coding sequences here:
- the LOC125555798 gene encoding uncharacterized protein LOC125555798, giving the protein MDTTPPAEQRAEATLSTAAPLDAPPGPGFLYATAGPSAVPVPYVWGSWPGYNPNASNPGGAISTGHAPPLCFPPCAWYYPVVTDPHGSPATSYAQPLHETTSGGASQGTCGGTADEDTDDDPCSLTLGLDVDRKCATSAESGGSRAVAGDRERAVMAAEARKRRKELTKMKQTHLGGRPGDE
- the LOC125555797 gene encoding bZIP transcription factor 16-like; this encodes MSDRSGQRQCRRGVSGDVELDAAMALANMAGVSGPAALPAAHPAAPQHGASREEEEELASTRLSLELGKVGIQASSCSSSSSAGCPSQQARVAAAAPGGGGYGPRPRHTLTEAEKEAKRLRRVLANRESARQTILRRQAIRDELARKVADLSSQNESMKKEKETVMQEYLTLQETNKQLKEQARHHLPLPLF